CGAAGAGCGGGAACGTGAGGTCGCCGAGCGCGAGGCTGCTTGGAAAGCCGAACTCTCTCGTCGTGAggtactactactaatactactatttTTCATTATCTTCAACGAtttaattttgtgtgtttttagttTTCAATTGCTTATCTTACATTTATGGAAATCAATCAAACATATTATGGAGAAATGAGTAACGCACTCAGTGATTGCTTTTGCTTGTGAGTTGAGCTCCTTGTAGAAGTTTAGTGTAAATGTGTAGACATGTTGTTAGGCATTTTGATTTAGTTTCTTTAGAGCGGTCACCATGGGTGAAGTCCATGGCTTGCTCTTGTAAAGTATGAGAATAGATTAACTTTAATTGTAGCTCAATATGATCATAAGTCTGTAATTCTTTTGTGTGTCCCATAGAAGGTCCAATTCTTCTACCGAGCAATGTGAAGTGATCATTGCTATTAGCTTCATACTAAAAAAAAGTTCGATTCAATGCTTTTGTGTTTATGATATGTTAGGGTAATTTACTTTCCCATCATTAGAATGATCGTCTTAACATTAAAAAACTAGCCTTTTCTTTTGCTTCCAAGAACACGGTAGAGGTACCTAGGAAGCAAATTACATGCCTGTCAATTTGAGCTAACCCTTTTGGGTAAAGTTGTTTAGTATTTTTGAGAAACCTTGAATCAGAGTTCGACTCAGTTGTTTATCTTACTTCTTTAAAGATAAAGCAAACATCTTACGAAGAGAGTGAGTAATTTGTCTTTCTTTGCTCAGGTAGAAGTTTTGCACACGTATCTCTTTCTTTTGATTCAAGAAGGGTAGTTTGAGTTTTTAGGCTTATGGTTTGCTCCTTTGAGAAACAAATGATTGAAGCTTAATGACTAATGATTATGTCTGTCTTGCATCAAGAGTTCCAATAAAACGTCTCATTTTTCTACTCTACCCCTACCTGGGTGCTGATGAATTTATAACATGTTTTTACTGAACTTCAACTTCAGACTACTCTCTCACCAAACTACTTGAGCTAGCTTTGATTTCAATGACATTTTTTGTCTACTTAACACTAATCTAAGAGTTCAACGTAATGCTTTATTTCTCTTGACTGCTGTGTTGATGATATCTTAAGTTTCTCCATTGAAAATTGTGTTATATTTAATACTAGTGTTTTGTTTTGCTTTGAAAATGCAGTATTGAGATGCCCAATAATGCCCATTTCTCTTCCTATACTAATTGCTAGTTTGCTTATAATTGGATAATACTTTCTATAAAGTTGTTAATTATGGTAATCAGAAGAAGCAGGTAATTCTGAAGTTCTAATCCAAATCATACGAGTCTTTCTCAATTTATATGGGTTTAACTTTTAACAATCATTTCCATCTTTTGTAATTGTTCTCGAGTGAATGTTGTTTTTCAAATACAACTATTAAAAGTTTTTGTTACTCAAACTTCTTTTCTGCATCTATCAACGCcttatttgtaattgtatatcAGTGCAGGTGTGACATGAGAATATAATCTGTTTGATCattcaaagttaaaaaaattcTTTTTCCTTGTTGTCTCAGGCAGAGATTGCGCGGCAAGAAGCAAGACTAAAGATGGAGAAAGAAAACCTTGAAAAGGAGAAAAGTGTCTTGATGGGAACCGCGTCGAATCAAGATAATCAAGATGGAGCTCTTGAAATCACTGTAAGTGGAGAAAAATATCGGTGCCTCAGGTTTTCAAAGGCAAAGAAATGAGACACTGAAATGAATAAAAGGCTGAAATTTTGGGGTGGCTAGATTCTatgtgattttttctttttttttgccCTTTAACTTAATATATGACTTTGGAGTTCTTATTCACTCCTAATGCTTTGTGTACACACATGTAGGTATCCCATTACAACAAAATTAAATTGATTATGCCCTCTGAACATTATTGTTTGATTCAGTGTAACGAGGTTTTTTTTTGGTTAATGGAGAAAGAAAAAGGAACATTTATTTTGTTACTATTGGTTGTTTCAAAACTACATGATGTCTATCCAAATAAAAACACCAATACATAGCTATTTTATGGTCTTCTCAACTCTATTTTttaaactatttttattttatgtaccTAATATGTATTTTGCCCATGGTTGAATGAAAACTGGTTTTAAAACCGATATCCATCATCCCATATTAACAACAATTTGTAACCAAGGGTTAGAGTTTATTTTGAGGAACATTTGGAAATGGGTTTCCAATAAAAAAATTTGGACTGTATTAAAAGTAGGGATCAGATGGTTCAAATGAGTGCCCAATGTCGTAACAGGCTTGGGGGCAGACACTCATCTCGCATAATAGCAAGTTTAGACCACTCATCACATCCCGTTTCTGCCTGAAGGATCATACTTACAAATAATTATCATATCCTCATTTATCTTCTTAGCTTTTACATTAATCTTTCTCAATTGTCGATGTGGGACTAAAAGTGGTTCGATCGAGAGTTATTAGTTTTGAGTTCCCATATGCTTGAGCCTAGAGCTTACACCTACTACGACTAACTACGCCCTCTAATCTCACTGCTATTTCTCTCCCACGAACACCAATCACTATCACCTTCACCTTCGGCAGCCAGCCATAGCTAGGCTCAAACAATAAATCCCCACTGCTACGAATCAGAGGGTTTTTTGGTtaatggaaaaataaataaaaagaacatttcTTCTTTTGTTGCTATGAATATTGCCATAATAATAAAATGGTCTGATTTTTGTTGTTTCAAAACTACTGTTTGGTAAGAGGAAAAAGTGGTTGGATGGAGACGAGAGAAAGAAGAGATTTGGAAGGAGAGGAAAGATTATTAAAAGAGTTTATAGTTTTTTTTGACCATGTGTTTTTTTGAtaaatgttttgtaaaatggttaaaatagaaccctaactCAATTTTGacgaagaaaaaattgaatataacaacacagtttttaagcagaatgattttatttttgttctgaattgttagtttgacaaattatttatgattttagttgaaaaaacattgaccaaaatcgagtttagggttctattttaaccattttacaaaatatagagtccaaaaagtaatttgtcaaaacacaaggtccaaacaggtaatggaaaaaaacacaagattcaaaaaagtataaatccTTGTTAAAATGAGAAGTTTACAAATTTACCATTTAGATTCCTTCTATTAAGGGAAGGATTCATACTCTTCATTttcttttgtttatatatttacagcataaatatttaatattttatactTGTTATAGTTAAATACCTAATTTTTTATTTCTATGACAAAAATATTAAATGTTCAATATATAGTAAAGATAAATACTTAATCTTTTTTCTTTGCggcaaaaatatctaaaattgcTAAAACATTACTTTTGTCAGTACCTTCTGTGTTGAAACGTTAAACATATTGACTAAGCAAACATTTGTCACTTTGTAATCACAgtcaatttcatatttattttttttaaaaaatattttaaattagaaaaataaattggaaagacattttaaattaatacaaatttaaaaaatacacattttgataacaaaaatacataaattacaGAGTGATACATATCTGTTGAGTCAACACTTAACAACTTTAACATATGAGGTATTGAAAAAAGTAATGCTTTATAAACTTTAGGTATTTTTGCCGTAAAGAAAAATGAATAtgtatttatctttaacatatattgaatattaagtatttttgccgtaaaaataaaatattaagtattTAAACATAACAATTCtaaaaattgagtatttatgtcGCAAATATCACAAAAAATAATTATGGGAATGATTTAGTAATTTCATGAATAAACAGTATTCTATGATTTCATTTCTCCATTTTTCTTACCAGCAATTTAGAGGGATTACTACTCTCGTACATCCTCTTTATTCTCCCTCCACCTTATCAAACATAGTGTACATGATGGTGTTGTttatatccaaaataaaaaaaataaaaataaaaaccaaaaaaaagaaagaaaacaacatacaaagTTATTTATGGAATTTTTCTTATAAATTGTCATAATTTTTCTCAAGAGGGCACAGTAAAAGACAGTGAATTAAAACGTGTTTAAAAGGCAGCCCTTGAAAATCGATACCCACTATCCCATATTTGTAGCACTACCatacaaaaatagaaaaaatgaaGCTTCTACAACTCTGGCCGTTAATTGAAAAATAGAGCTGTTTTCCAAGAGAGATATTTCGTCACTTATATGAATACAACGGtattgtgaataaaaataaacataactaaCTAAACTATGTGAAGCAAGTATGTATTATCTAACGATTCATCAAATAGGAAATACgtgcaagaaaatgaaaaaaaatacgtGTAAAGAAAGAACATGTCAAAAAGTAATGATTTATACAATAAGAAAAAACCACGACCAGTGATTAAGCTGCTTCATTGACCTTATAGAGGTTGAGTTTTTTTCTAattaaagtataaaaataaattgaattttttttttcagcatggtgtccacttcaggagTAACGTGGGTCCTCAGTGGGAGGGAGGGAGTTAACGACAGTTATTTACTATGTCAAAATTTCCCGCTTGAAATAGTTTTAAAATAATGTTCAACATCCTAGTGTTTTTTGCTACTCCCAATACTAAAACCAAGCTCATACAGACTTCAAATCAAATCTACATAACAAaattattattgaaaaaaaatggcAACTGCTCTTACAAAGTGTAACATTATGAGTCTTCACTTTGGTACTAAGTTGCTTTTCATGTTATCCATGTTTTGTTTCCAAAGCGTTTGTGTTAGTGCAAGAGAGCTATCAAGGAAAAAAGCTGCAAGTGTTGAAGGGAAAAGAAGACTCTTTCATGCATTCAATGTGAATAGCTTTGGTGCTCGAGCAGATGGCCAAACCGATGATACCCATGTTTGATCTCAATACTCATTGTCTTTTTGTGAAAATCTTAGAAAAATTTAGCAATATCTTATGTTTGGGGGTTCAAAACAAAATCTTAAAAAGCTTGTTCTTAACTTTTCCTTATGTTACCACTGTCCATGAGTCCAGGCTTTTATATCAGCATGGGAGAAGGCTTGCGAATCCAAAGGTAGAGTGGAACTTTTAGTACCAAGAGGGACATACTTGATTGGCCCTCTTAAGTTTTCAGGCCCCTGCCAAAATGTATTGTCTCTCACTATTCGAATCGAGGCAAGAACTATACTCTTTCATCTCATAACTAGTTCTGTTTTGTTATGTAGTTTTGATTGGTTACTGGCTATATTTGCAGGGTTATTTGAAGGCTTCAACTGAATTGTTCAAGTATGATTCTGGTGGTGGTTGGGTTGAGTTTAGATGGCTTGAGGGGATAATTTTGACTGGAGGTGGTACTTTTGATGGCCAAGGTGTTAAAGCTTGGCCTTACAACAATTGCCTTGAAGACTCCAACTGCAGAATCCTTCCCACTGTATGTTCCATCAAATGGactcttaaattatattttaggCTCTAGAGTCTCTACTAATGAGGaagtgtttattttttttaatctcttaCAGAGTATCAAATTTATGGCAACAAACAGGACAGTAGTCCGAGACATAACTTCAATAAACAGCATGTTCTTTCATATAGCTCTTGTGGGATGTAACAACTTCATAGGTAGCAAAATCAAGATCATAGCCCCTGAAGATAGTCCAAACACCGACGGAATCCATGTCGAAAGAAGCTCTCATGTCTATATTTCTCGATCTAGTATAGGTACTGGAGATGACTGCATATCAATTGGACAAGGGAATTCTCATGTGACCATAACAAACATCACTTGTGGACCTGGCCATGGCATCAGGTCCTTTTACTTAGCTTCCTGTTTTGGCTTAAACTGACTCCCTTTTCTGCTGCTTAAAATTACTAAAACCCAACATGTTTACATGTTATTTTACAGTGTTGGAAGCTTGGGAAAGTATCCAAATGAGAAAGATGTAAGTGGGTTAGTAGTAAAAGACTGCAAAATGACAGGGACAAGTAATGGGATTAGGATCAAGACATGGCCTAACTCACCAGGAAGTAGTGCAGCCACCAATATGACATTTAAGAACATTGTAATGAACAATGTGAGCAATCCCATTATAATAGACCAGTCCTATTGTCCATCTTCATCTTGTTCCTGCAAGGTAACCAAATTCAGACAATggcttggtttttttttctttttttttttaactctttAGAAGATTGATAAAAATGGCTATACAAAATGCAATGCAGGCACCCTCAAGGGTGAAATTGAGTGACATATACTTTAAGAACATAAGAGGAACATCATCATCTGAGGTAGCAGTGAGTCTAGAATGTAGCAGAGGATTTCCATGCCAGAATATCTACCTTGAAAATGTTCATCTGGATTTGTCATCAGGGGATAAGAGTTCAACTTCCTTGTGCAGCAATGTCAGAGCCAAATTTATAGGCACCCAAATCCCACCCCCTTGTTACTAAACTGTTTTTGTTTTGATGATCCTAGTTGTTCTCATAATCATTTATACTTTATTCTGCAGTTTCTTAATGGATTGGATTTGTAGTTGTTATTGAAAATCGCTACAAACGACATCAACTTTGAATAAGGCAGCAGGTATCTTGTGAAAGCAAAAGGTTTAAACGAAGTAAGCTTAAAAAATATTCATTTATTAAACGACATCAAGTTCTTCTCATAGCataaaacgacgtgtcgtttaAATGGAGGTGCTTTCCAATTTCCTTTTCCAGCACTTGGATCTCCACTAAACGACATATTAAGTTCCAGAAAACGAGTTGTTGTGAAAGAAAAAGGTTTAAACGACAGTAAACTTAAAAATATACTTTCATTAACCGACATCAAGTGCCTATAACATAAAACGATATGTCGTTTAAATGAAGTTGCTTTCCAATTTCCAACATATTTGGTTTCTGGTCTGATGCTCAGATGGCTGACTCCAGTTCCATATTTCTATTTTCGAAGGAATATTCCATATTCTATTCATTTTTTTTGAAGTCATTAAGAAAAATCAATTCAATCAAGAAAAAAACAGATCCTGAAACGAAAAGGGTCACTGGTGCGTCACGTTGTCAAAAAACTGAGCCCTATTCGAGGCGTGGAGGGGCCTTTTtgtatataactatatatatatatacttgtgaCTCACTCGTGTCTCAATTCACTCCAATTCTTTCCATAAAAATATCCCTTTAACACGCTTtcgctttcttcttcttcttcttctaccattctctctttctttctctagaTATAgctctatatatatattcaataagATTCTGGTTCGGTTAAGAGTTAAGAGTCGAAGCCGGAAATGGAAAGCGCTGCAGAATTGGTGGCATTCCCTTTGCTGATTACTCCGATCGAGTCTAACTACAGAGCCTGCACTATCCCGTACAGGTTTCCTTCCGATAATCCTCGCAAACCTACTCCCACGGAGATCGCATGGATCGACCTTTTCCTCAATTCCATCCCTTCCTTCAAGTACTTCTTATACTATTTCACTCATCTTGACTATCTAATGTTATTGAGTTTTGATTATGTTTTAGTGATCAGGGATTCATTAGCGTTATTATTTTTGCAGGAAACGAGCAGAGAGTGATTCTACTGTTCCTGATGCTCCGATTAAAGCTGAAAAATTTGCTCAAAGGTGTGATCTTTGGTCTTTTTATGGCTTTATGCTGTGACCCTTTAATCACAAGTGTTGGAATTGACCAAATTCGCTTAAGGGCATCCGTTTTATATTTCGCAAGATGAATTTcgtacacacatacatatataaatgATGTGTCTGTGTAACTTGTGGTGAGAAATGAGAATATCTGATTTTGCATTGCTTTGGAAGGTATGCTGAACTACTTGAGGATTTCAAGAAGGATCCTGAAAGTCATGGCGGGCCTCCTGATTGCGTCGTAAGACAAATTCTTTCAACTTAAACTAATTTGTTTCTTTTTTGTTACTTACAATCGTTATTTAAAATGGCAACGCTgacttttttttttgaatttatttatatatattttggttGGGGCGGAATACTAGCTTCTTTGCAGACTTCGTGAGCAAATCCTGAGGGAATTGGGGTTCAGAGACATATTCAAGAAAGTCAAGGCAAGTATACTCTTTGTTATACGGATGCCATGATTTTCTTGATTGTTAAAGAATTGTGTAAATCTAATGTAAAAATGGATGGTGAGGCAGAATAGGCATGTATTAATGCGCATGATGTTATGCTCGTGTACGCATGGTTATGAAGTTGTTTCTTATCATTTGGTATATAAGAGAAATATGGGAGTTTCGACAGAGTGTCTAGTCCTTGTCTCTTCCTCAGTCTTCTGTATATCATTCAAACGTGTGATCAAAAgagattttgttgtaaaatggaACAGGACGAAGAGAACGCAAAAGCTATATCTCTATTTGAGAATGTCGTTCGTACTAATGATGCTATCGAGGATGAAGGAAAGCGTCTTGAGAACCTGGTTAGAGGAATTTTCGCAGGAAACATATTTGATCTTGGTT
The genomic region above belongs to Humulus lupulus chromosome 1, drHumLupu1.1, whole genome shotgun sequence and contains:
- the LOC133787051 gene encoding uncharacterized protein LOC133787051, with protein sequence MSLRIKAVVDKFVQELKEALDADIQDRIMKEREMQSYIEEREREVAEREAAWKAELSRREAEIARQEARLKMEKENLEKEKSVLMGTASNQDNQDGALEITVSGEKYRCLRFSKAKK
- the LOC133815672 gene encoding exopolygalacturonase, with the translated sequence MATALTKCNIMSLHFGTKLLFMLSMFCFQSVCVSARELSRKKAASVEGKRRLFHAFNVNSFGARADGQTDDTHAFISAWEKACESKGRVELLVPRGTYLIGPLKFSGPCQNVLSLTIRIEGYLKASTELFKYDSGGGWVEFRWLEGIILTGGGTFDGQGVKAWPYNNCLEDSNCRILPTSIKFMATNRTVVRDITSINSMFFHIALVGCNNFIGSKIKIIAPEDSPNTDGIHVERSSHVYISRSSIGTGDDCISIGQGNSHVTITNITCGPGHGISVGSLGKYPNEKDVSGLVVKDCKMTGTSNGIRIKTWPNSPGSSAATNMTFKNIVMNNVSNPIIIDQSYCPSSSCSCKAPSRVKLSDIYFKNIRGTSSSEVAVSLECSRGFPCQNIYLENVHLDLSSGDKSSTSLCSNVRAKFIGTQIPPPCY